A single Paenibacillus sp. FSL R5-0517 DNA region contains:
- a CDS encoding SMI1/KNR4 family protein → MELEPIRDLLVKAYDTTMGEGCAPETQQSIEDIEQKYNVKLPAAYRALLLEFGACNFGDPALYSAKELDWAYPEFLEVYREVKKEYHLSDDLNPFPIGGFGEGSMAMLDQTSGKILMLIHDAGDTPIREIAADFNDLMTQLTESAIWVQEQMN, encoded by the coding sequence ATGGAATTGGAACCGATTCGTGATCTTTTGGTGAAAGCTTACGATACGACAATGGGAGAAGGGTGCGCGCCGGAAACGCAACAGAGCATTGAGGATATTGAGCAAAAGTATAACGTAAAACTGCCCGCAGCGTACCGTGCACTTCTGCTCGAATTCGGAGCATGTAATTTCGGCGATCCAGCCTTGTATTCAGCCAAAGAACTGGATTGGGCATATCCCGAGTTTCTGGAAGTCTACCGTGAAGTTAAGAAAGAGTACCACCTGTCAGATGATCTCAATCCGTTCCCGATTGGTGGATTTGGCGAAGGAAGTATGGCTATGCTCGATCAGACCTCGGGCAAGATCCTGATGTTGATCCACGATGCAGGAGATACGCCAATTCGAGAGATTGCAGCAGACTTTAATGACTTAATGACGCAGCTGACGGAGTCCGCGATCTGGGTACAGGAACAGATGAATTAA
- a CDS encoding bacteriocin immunity protein, producing MNNRSHLIELVRKLMDAEGTEAELDDMLTELQQQVPHAEISNLIYWDDRDLTPEQIVEEALAARPIILPPPSSYSSGGE from the coding sequence ATGAACAATCGTTCGCATCTGATAGAATTGGTTCGCAAACTAATGGACGCCGAAGGAACCGAAGCCGAGTTGGATGACATGTTGACGGAGCTACAACAACAGGTGCCTCACGCTGAGATCAGTAACCTGATTTACTGGGATGATCGAGACCTGACGCCAGAACAGATTGTAGAGGAGGCGTTGGCAGCTCGTCCGATCATTCTTCCGCCCCCATCTTCATATTCTTCAGGAGGTGAATGA
- a CDS encoding LysR family transcriptional regulator codes for MDAGDLKIFQAVAREGSISKAALALNYVQSNVTTRIKQLETQLQVPLFHRSNRGMSLTPAGENLLVYADRILQLLYEAEQATQVGNPPSGMLRLGAIETAASTFLTPLLAEYSSCYPEVQHSLVTGGTHELNQKVIQHELHGALIYGPIDHPDLNYMKMYDEELVLIAQPGVHEIHELLSKPMLFFEIGCTHRTQAESFLQDQGIHSLSIMEYGTLDTILNGVSAGLGVSLMPRSSVTKAELRGEIAVMSLPDPYCRLEVGFVYSRGEHISSALSALVQIITEPEL; via the coding sequence ATGGATGCAGGTGATTTAAAAATATTTCAGGCGGTTGCCCGCGAAGGTAGTATCAGTAAAGCTGCACTCGCACTCAATTATGTACAATCCAATGTGACCACACGAATCAAACAGTTGGAGACACAGCTACAGGTTCCGCTGTTTCATCGTTCCAATCGGGGGATGTCTCTTACACCAGCGGGCGAGAATCTGCTTGTGTATGCGGATCGAATTTTGCAATTATTATATGAAGCAGAGCAGGCGACACAAGTGGGAAATCCGCCTTCCGGCATGCTTCGTCTGGGTGCCATTGAGACAGCAGCTTCCACTTTCCTCACGCCGCTCCTGGCTGAATACAGCTCATGCTACCCGGAGGTACAACACTCGCTTGTCACGGGTGGGACCCATGAGCTGAATCAGAAGGTGATCCAACATGAATTGCATGGGGCGTTAATATATGGCCCAATCGATCATCCTGATCTGAACTATATGAAGATGTATGACGAGGAATTGGTGTTGATCGCTCAACCTGGAGTGCATGAGATACACGAGTTATTATCCAAGCCAATGTTGTTTTTTGAGATCGGCTGCACACATCGCACTCAGGCGGAATCCTTTCTGCAAGATCAGGGTATCCACTCACTGAGCATTATGGAATATGGAACACTGGACACGATTCTGAATGGGGTATCTGCCGGGCTCGGTGTATCATTGATGCCACGATCTTCAGTTACCAAAGCAGAATTAAGAGGTGAGATCGCGGTGATGTCTTTGCCAGATCCCTATTGCCGGTTGGAAGTAGGATTTGTGTATTCCCGTGGTGAACATATATCAAGTGCGCTAAGCGCTCTGGTACAGATCATTACAGAACCAGAACTATAG
- a CDS encoding S-layer homology domain-containing protein gives MPKIRRTVQLALIALLLSNTVPVSAQHDKSEAQIMSVSDISSDDNNNSKLNDVMNRAVTMGFIKGDPDGDVRAADPITRQELAVVLAQALGLTLDKSVSASFTDVKSTSWSAPSIQAVKKAGILQGDATGRFRPQAQITGQELVTVLVRATALAKQEVQGDSLPSDWKEASTWAAPYIRTAEKAEILSEYQGPNKVKQGLVRGEAIGMLLSALFPENRLSVIQSIEGKQIQINGVVYQISEQVGGLLNNRNKAVLVQAGIQFKSQNHTLTEIKGLEIRTGGQDAASGQAEFSGNLLLEGGDAVIHGDLTTKADFVSVEGLTVEGKLTIAPEVKHDFYAKNISVKQSVFVYGGDSNTVVFDNSTLNNVDVDKSDVHVALTGDTRTQEVNIRSDSMLDIGKTANLPLLNILEGTSKVELQGAVDTVQVNTSKSLQLNGNITLQQLNVDGTGAVNINASGSIQQLQVNNPSAQVNVADNVKVSEISLAAGVSSSAVSGNTGTSSPNPVSSSLGGASGGSGGGTSPVVANRAPELLKSFESRKFTRNGQGATLNLNNYVTDPDGDLVTYTVSSSKPAVAKVILNGSQLDVVPLEDGTATITVTSNDGRGKRLRSTFEVYVNRPPLASPIPDQELIGESGSKDVDLMVYVMDDVKYESELLYSVTNSAPEIVHTEIVKSNYAESVLRLTPKKAGEVILKIKVDDGQIADDGSTGVTELDMKVVVLPPLNRAPVGEAPSKIEVYLGEDIPVVKLNEGYTDPDGDPLTYTATSSNPDGVTVEENEGELKLTSLQNGTYTISYTVNDGNGGITTDFFEIDILLVPNHNPVGNSPGWVEAYLGFLTDPIPSVDLNDYYTDPDGDPLTFSAYSSNPHLIVKEEAGVLNFTAIEFGEYIIYYSVEDGKGGLISTAFQIRVNPKPNASPVLTQHLPAQTVFVGKEDAVINLSDYFNDPDGDALEFNTPLDFNNLLIAAVDIQENKLIIHPRRVGKFQANIKAKDMYGKEASAYIDIEVLESGNISSIPDQTVTWPWSVLNLDLTSYLLNFDSATLTVDASSADPNIATVSTNSSQITVAPVAAGNTTVTLTVYDQKGRSEQASFGVTIQGEPTGPNLAPEVVSSIYEQVLTPNVTNERTYDLSQLFSDPDGDAMQFTISNSSNEAVNASINGNQIILKPGTGNVVAPLTITAKDGKGGQVDYTFNVRTASLVNGGVMQINTKSGVIDPLTLTASNWFPGQTSFKVYSGTPDSTFTGPDTINSSQIPLSVSPLLFWIIGDDGRAVVVQVNSKNQGTSELFFSQYADAGDGRSVVQLYYTGDGDPSHKATGYQLEVHQWMKKTSTMKVTTRNISDVTSGLPYLNINYTFYDFFDITSAWYYNDELELYNPNEYNVVAFVLRKEGRIVDVLGDPTSHDQFMPAGGTFIRKRGIYTGSQQFSLTGEWNEFPKGTLQYVDKHTP, from the coding sequence ATGCCCAAAATAAGAAGGACTGTGCAGCTCGCTTTGATTGCGTTGCTTCTTTCCAACACTGTACCTGTATCTGCACAACATGATAAGTCGGAGGCACAGATTATGTCTGTGTCTGACATATCCTCAGATGATAATAACAATAGCAAATTAAACGATGTTATGAATAGGGCCGTAACCATGGGGTTCATCAAAGGTGATCCAGATGGGGATGTTCGTGCAGCTGACCCAATCACCCGTCAGGAACTGGCAGTTGTTCTTGCTCAAGCTCTGGGTCTCACACTGGACAAGTCAGTCTCAGCATCTTTTACGGATGTGAAATCTACTAGTTGGTCAGCACCTTCGATTCAGGCGGTCAAGAAGGCGGGGATTTTACAAGGAGATGCAACAGGACGTTTCCGTCCACAGGCCCAGATTACTGGACAGGAACTGGTGACGGTTCTTGTAAGAGCCACGGCTTTGGCTAAACAAGAAGTTCAGGGAGATTCTCTCCCCTCAGATTGGAAAGAAGCGAGTACATGGGCTGCTCCATACATTCGAACTGCTGAGAAGGCTGAAATTCTAAGCGAATATCAGGGACCAAATAAAGTTAAACAAGGGCTTGTTCGGGGTGAAGCCATAGGCATGTTGTTGTCGGCCCTATTCCCGGAAAACCGCTTGTCTGTCATTCAGTCAATCGAAGGAAAGCAGATTCAGATCAACGGTGTTGTCTATCAGATTTCTGAACAAGTGGGAGGCCTTTTGAATAATCGCAATAAGGCTGTACTGGTTCAGGCTGGAATACAGTTTAAGAGTCAAAATCATACACTCACCGAGATCAAGGGGTTGGAAATTAGAACGGGGGGTCAGGATGCGGCCTCAGGACAAGCTGAATTTAGCGGAAATCTGCTATTGGAGGGTGGAGACGCCGTAATTCATGGGGATCTAACGACGAAGGCAGACTTTGTTTCAGTGGAAGGACTTACAGTCGAGGGCAAGCTGACAATTGCCCCCGAGGTCAAACATGATTTTTATGCCAAAAATATCAGTGTGAAACAGTCTGTTTTCGTTTATGGCGGTGACAGTAATACGGTTGTATTTGACAATTCCACTCTCAATAATGTGGATGTAGATAAAAGCGATGTACATGTGGCACTAACAGGGGATACCCGTACTCAAGAAGTCAACATTAGATCAGACAGTATGCTTGATATCGGGAAAACAGCTAATCTCCCGTTATTAAATATTCTCGAAGGTACAAGCAAAGTAGAGCTACAAGGAGCCGTTGATACGGTTCAAGTGAATACATCCAAGTCCCTGCAACTCAACGGTAACATCACTTTACAGCAACTCAATGTCGATGGGACAGGCGCTGTCAACATTAATGCATCAGGCTCCATTCAACAACTTCAAGTGAATAACCCTTCCGCCCAGGTTAATGTAGCGGACAATGTGAAAGTTTCGGAGATTTCTTTGGCTGCTGGAGTCTCGTCTTCAGCTGTAAGTGGAAATACAGGAACGTCATCTCCAAATCCGGTATCTTCTTCATTAGGGGGAGCAAGTGGGGGGAGTGGAGGCGGAACATCTCCTGTTGTTGCCAATCGTGCTCCTGAACTACTCAAATCATTCGAAAGTCGCAAGTTTACACGGAATGGACAAGGGGCAACGTTAAACCTAAACAACTATGTGACAGATCCGGATGGTGACTTGGTAACTTATACGGTCAGTTCATCCAAACCTGCCGTTGCAAAGGTTATCCTGAATGGATCGCAATTGGATGTTGTTCCCTTGGAAGATGGCACGGCTACCATAACAGTAACTTCCAATGACGGCCGTGGTAAAAGGCTGAGATCCACATTCGAAGTCTACGTGAATAGACCTCCTCTTGCATCACCAATTCCTGATCAGGAATTGATAGGTGAGTCAGGTAGCAAGGATGTAGATCTCATGGTCTATGTTATGGATGATGTGAAGTATGAATCGGAGTTGCTATACAGTGTAACAAACAGTGCCCCGGAAATCGTGCACACTGAAATCGTGAAATCGAACTATGCTGAATCTGTACTGAGGTTAACGCCTAAAAAGGCAGGTGAAGTTATTCTTAAAATTAAGGTAGATGATGGGCAAATAGCAGATGATGGCAGTACGGGAGTTACTGAGCTTGACATGAAAGTTGTTGTTCTGCCACCACTCAATCGTGCGCCCGTGGGGGAAGCCCCATCGAAAATAGAGGTATACCTGGGGGAAGACATCCCTGTAGTAAAGTTGAACGAGGGATATACTGATCCAGACGGTGATCCTTTGACGTATACAGCGACTTCATCCAATCCAGACGGGGTAACAGTAGAGGAAAATGAGGGTGAACTGAAGTTAACATCACTTCAAAATGGGACGTATACGATATCATACACAGTGAATGACGGTAACGGAGGAATCACTACAGATTTCTTTGAAATCGATATTCTACTCGTTCCAAATCATAATCCGGTAGGAAATTCACCAGGATGGGTTGAAGCATACCTGGGTTTCCTCACAGATCCTATCCCCTCGGTTGACTTGAATGATTATTATACAGATCCGGATGGTGACCCACTCACATTCAGTGCATACTCCTCTAATCCTCACTTAATTGTTAAGGAGGAAGCGGGTGTACTGAACTTTACCGCTATAGAATTTGGAGAATACATCATTTATTATTCAGTTGAGGATGGAAAAGGTGGTCTCATTTCAACTGCATTTCAGATAAGGGTTAATCCTAAGCCTAATGCTTCTCCAGTGCTTACTCAGCATCTACCTGCTCAAACGGTGTTTGTAGGTAAGGAAGATGCGGTCATTAATCTCTCGGATTATTTTAATGATCCCGATGGAGATGCATTAGAGTTTAATACACCACTTGATTTCAATAATCTACTGATCGCAGCGGTGGATATTCAAGAAAACAAGCTGATTATTCATCCAAGACGGGTTGGTAAATTTCAAGCTAACATCAAAGCAAAAGATATGTATGGAAAAGAAGCGTCAGCCTATATTGACATTGAAGTTCTTGAATCTGGGAATATCAGTTCAATTCCGGATCAAACGGTAACATGGCCTTGGTCTGTTCTGAATCTTGATCTGACATCGTACCTGCTGAATTTTGATTCAGCTACGTTAACAGTGGATGCTTCCTCAGCAGATCCCAATATTGCGACGGTCTCTACCAATAGCTCACAGATAACTGTTGCTCCAGTTGCTGCAGGAAATACGACAGTCACGTTAACGGTATATGACCAGAAAGGTCGTAGCGAACAAGCATCCTTTGGCGTGACTATACAAGGAGAGCCTACTGGCCCTAACTTGGCCCCTGAGGTAGTGAGTAGCATTTACGAACAAGTATTGACACCTAATGTAACGAATGAGCGCACGTATGATCTGAGTCAATTGTTCAGTGACCCCGATGGAGATGCGATGCAATTCACGATAAGCAACAGCTCAAATGAAGCGGTGAATGCAAGCATTAATGGTAACCAGATTATACTAAAACCGGGAACAGGGAATGTCGTTGCCCCTTTAACGATAACAGCAAAGGATGGGAAAGGTGGACAGGTAGATTACACCTTCAACGTTCGCACTGCTTCTCTGGTTAACGGTGGGGTTATGCAGATCAATACGAAGTCCGGCGTCATAGATCCTCTGACCCTTACAGCTTCCAATTGGTTCCCTGGGCAGACGAGTTTTAAAGTATATAGCGGTACGCCGGATTCGACGTTTACAGGACCGGATACGATTAATTCTTCCCAGATCCCTTTGAGTGTATCTCCGTTATTATTCTGGATCATAGGGGATGACGGTAGGGCCGTGGTCGTTCAGGTAAACTCGAAAAATCAGGGCACCTCAGAGTTGTTCTTCTCTCAGTATGCAGACGCAGGGGACGGACGCAGTGTAGTTCAACTTTATTACACAGGTGACGGTGATCCGTCGCATAAAGCAACCGGATATCAGTTGGAAGTTCATCAATGGATGAAAAAGACATCCACAATGAAAGTGACAACAAGAAACATATCTGATGTTACTTCAGGGTTACCTTATTTAAACATCAATTATACTTTTTACGACTTTTTCGATATAACGTCAGCTTGGTACTATAATGATGAATTGGAATTGTATAATCCGAATGAGTATAATGTCGTTGCGTTCGTTCTGAGAAAAGAAGGACGAATCGTAGATGTCCTAGGTGACCCAACTTCACATGATCAATTCATGCCTGCTGGCGGGACGTTTATTCGAAAACGGGGGATATATACAGGTTCACAACAGTTCTCATTAACCGGTGAATGGAATGAGTTTCCTAAAGGAACTCTACAGTACGTGGACAAACATACACCGTAG
- a CDS encoding LysR family transcriptional regulator, translating to MDIRKLRYFITVAEELHFHRAAEKLNMTQPPLSQQIQNLEEELGVKLLERTRKMVRLTPAGAIFLEQARLIMAQLDRSIQLTQKADQGIIGHISVAFVDSASGGIMVEVLRKFRTAYPQIELTLHEMTSSQQLQALEDGQIHIGFLRYQEDTRHVSFRPCQEETLLAVLPDHHSMAAQTQVSIRELADEDFILFPRHLGSPFHRMVLDYCRAHGVDPRITQEEIQMYTIVNLVAAGMGISIVPSSVDVFQRKGVVFLPLQENPPSVPLYTAWRTDMNQEVVSRFMDIVEGEYELH from the coding sequence ATGGATATTCGTAAGTTAAGATATTTTATAACCGTGGCGGAGGAGCTTCATTTTCACCGTGCAGCGGAAAAATTAAACATGACGCAGCCGCCTTTGAGCCAGCAGATTCAAAATCTGGAGGAAGAGCTTGGCGTAAAGTTATTGGAGCGCACGAGAAAAATGGTCCGTTTGACGCCAGCGGGTGCCATCTTTCTGGAACAGGCCAGACTCATCATGGCCCAACTTGATCGATCCATTCAGCTTACACAAAAGGCTGATCAAGGTATCATTGGACATATATCCGTGGCCTTCGTGGACTCCGCTTCGGGCGGGATCATGGTGGAGGTGCTTAGAAAATTTCGCACTGCATATCCGCAGATTGAATTGACATTACATGAGATGACTTCATCCCAACAATTACAGGCATTGGAAGACGGACAGATCCATATTGGATTTTTGCGGTATCAGGAAGATACCCGGCATGTTTCCTTCCGCCCCTGTCAGGAGGAAACGTTGCTCGCCGTGTTGCCTGATCATCACTCCATGGCAGCCCAGACTCAAGTTTCGATTCGGGAACTGGCGGATGAAGATTTTATTTTATTCCCACGGCATCTTGGCTCCCCATTTCATCGAATGGTTCTGGACTATTGTAGAGCACATGGTGTAGATCCACGAATTACGCAGGAAGAGATCCAGATGTATACGATTGTAAATCTAGTTGCAGCGGGCATGGGGATTTCCATTGTTCCCTCCTCGGTGGATGTGTTCCAGCGAAAGGGTGTGGTCTTTCTTCCCTTACAAGAAAATCCGCCCTCCGTACCGTTGTATACGGCATGGCGGACGGATATGAATCAGGAAGTGGTTTCCCGTTTTATGGACATTGTTGAGGGGGAATATGAGTTGCACTAA
- a CDS encoding HEAT repeat domain-containing protein, with the protein MSDMNHLNHNNNEHPDFNEISGEEKIQALRDLIDLTDNQLTHQVLSIGMDTHEEDLIRIEAWRALGMAESSSLLDEIRHAAAQLVRDSEEDEDVQIYALQTLALLPATEAEITLAQDVLSGNAYILLQGAAFAILAAHKHVPGAVLALKSLQSHPHFGASAKRELHSISGSDDL; encoded by the coding sequence ATGTCTGATATGAATCATTTGAATCATAACAACAATGAACACCCTGATTTTAACGAAATCAGTGGTGAAGAGAAAATCCAGGCACTTCGTGATCTGATCGATCTAACCGATAACCAACTTACACATCAAGTTCTATCTATCGGTATGGATACACATGAAGAGGATCTCATCCGTATCGAAGCATGGCGAGCTTTGGGCATGGCAGAGTCTTCCTCACTTTTGGATGAAATTCGTCATGCGGCCGCGCAGCTTGTTCGTGACTCGGAAGAAGATGAGGATGTACAGATCTATGCTTTACAGACTCTAGCCTTGTTACCTGCTACGGAAGCTGAGATTACGTTGGCCCAGGATGTATTGTCGGGGAATGCCTATATATTACTTCAAGGTGCAGCTTTTGCTATTCTTGCTGCTCACAAACATGTTCCGGGCGCAGTCCTTGCGCTAAAATCTCTTCAATCTCATCCGCATTTCGGCGCTTCCGCCAAGCGAGAACTGCATTCCATATCAGGAAGTGATGATCTATGA
- a CDS encoding beta-eliminating lyase-related protein, whose translation MALEDTTLTLADAFNQVEFIVGGHGSRQVKVLQNVLEQVDGETFSDHYGNGPIIEEFQQQMADILGKESAVFFPSGTMAQQIALRIWCDRIGVKRVAYHPLCHLEIHEEDGLKELHQIESILLADKERLIRLQDVQALDQDIACLLLELPQREIGGQLPAYEELEAISAYCRERGIKLHLDGARLFEITPYYEKTPAEICSLFDTVYVSFYKGIGGIAGAILAGDTDVMQESKVWKRRHGGDLIGLYPYILSSQYYFNERIGKMELYYEQAKELASLLNACHGIHTLPEVPVSNMFHVHFALAADEVEPILVQMAQRYGIGMTSYLNKTSANSCAFELSTGDRYEKLPQDKLRAALEWLDQELRTQVR comes from the coding sequence ATGGCTTTGGAGGATACTACGTTAACATTGGCTGATGCATTTAATCAGGTAGAATTTATTGTGGGCGGTCATGGCAGTCGCCAAGTGAAGGTGCTTCAGAACGTACTGGAGCAGGTCGATGGGGAGACCTTCAGTGATCACTACGGTAACGGCCCGATCATCGAAGAATTTCAGCAACAGATGGCTGACATTCTTGGCAAGGAATCGGCAGTGTTTTTCCCAAGTGGAACGATGGCGCAGCAGATTGCGTTACGAATCTGGTGTGACCGCATAGGAGTGAAGCGAGTCGCTTATCACCCCCTGTGTCATCTGGAAATCCATGAGGAAGACGGATTGAAGGAATTACACCAGATTGAATCGATTTTGCTGGCGGACAAGGAGCGGTTGATTCGTTTGCAAGATGTACAGGCGCTTGATCAGGACATTGCCTGCCTGCTCTTGGAACTGCCACAACGCGAGATTGGCGGGCAATTGCCAGCGTATGAAGAACTCGAAGCGATCTCGGCCTATTGCCGTGAACGCGGGATTAAGCTGCATCTGGACGGGGCACGCCTGTTTGAGATTACTCCCTATTACGAGAAAACGCCTGCGGAGATTTGCAGTCTGTTTGATACGGTGTATGTGTCCTTTTACAAAGGGATCGGGGGCATTGCGGGGGCCATATTGGCCGGAGACACGGATGTGATGCAAGAGTCGAAAGTATGGAAACGTCGGCACGGTGGTGATCTGATTGGCCTGTATCCGTATATTCTGAGTTCCCAGTATTATTTCAATGAACGGATTGGCAAAATGGAGCTTTATTATGAGCAGGCTAAAGAACTGGCATCTCTATTGAATGCGTGTCACGGGATACATACCTTGCCTGAGGTACCTGTATCGAACATGTTCCATGTACATTTTGCGCTCGCTGCTGACGAAGTTGAACCAATTCTTGTGCAAATGGCTCAGCGATATGGCATAGGAATGACTTCATATCTGAACAAAACAAGTGCGAACAGCTGTGCTTTTGAATTGTCTACGGGGGATCGTTATGAGAAACTTCCCCAAGATAAGCTGCGTGCAGCACTGGAATGGCTGGATCAAGAATTGCGTACACAGGTTAGATAA
- a CDS encoding aldo/keto reductase family protein, with the protein MEYRKLGNSGLTVSEISLGNWITHGAQVHDGIAEACVSAALDAGITTFDTADVYSNTKAETVLGQALKDIRRESIELCTKVCHPTGTGHNDRGLSRKHIMEACNGSLQRLQTDYIDVYYAHRYDYSTPLEETFLAFSDLVRQGKVHYIGVSEWNADQIARGAALARELHVPFIASQPQYSMLWRVIEQKVVPASDQAGLGQITWSPLAQGILSGKYVPNEALPAGSRAAGEAGAPFFNKLAGQWLREDVLTAVQQLVPLAKEIGLTLPQLAVAWVLQHSYVSSVIIGASRSEQVLENVKASGVKLDSAIMTRIDEILNPWIERDPTKTG; encoded by the coding sequence ATGGAGTATCGCAAGTTAGGAAACAGTGGATTAACCGTCAGTGAGATTTCACTGGGCAATTGGATTACGCATGGAGCGCAAGTGCATGATGGAATAGCAGAAGCTTGTGTAAGCGCCGCTTTGGATGCAGGCATTACCACATTTGATACGGCAGACGTGTACTCGAATACGAAGGCAGAAACCGTCTTGGGACAGGCTCTTAAGGATATACGAAGAGAAAGTATTGAACTATGCACCAAAGTCTGTCACCCAACCGGCACAGGTCATAATGACCGCGGACTTTCACGTAAACACATCATGGAAGCATGCAATGGTTCATTACAGCGGCTACAGACTGATTATATCGATGTCTATTATGCTCACCGTTATGATTACAGCACGCCGCTGGAAGAGACGTTTCTGGCATTCTCCGACCTGGTGCGTCAGGGCAAGGTTCACTACATCGGGGTGAGTGAATGGAACGCGGATCAGATTGCAAGAGGAGCCGCTTTGGCGCGGGAACTTCATGTACCATTCATTGCAAGTCAGCCCCAATATTCAATGTTATGGCGTGTGATTGAGCAAAAAGTGGTACCTGCAAGCGATCAGGCAGGACTTGGACAGATTACATGGTCTCCTCTGGCTCAGGGTATACTATCAGGCAAATATGTGCCTAACGAAGCATTGCCCGCCGGATCACGTGCAGCTGGGGAGGCAGGTGCACCCTTTTTCAATAAACTGGCTGGTCAGTGGCTACGCGAAGATGTTCTTACCGCTGTGCAACAGCTTGTTCCGCTCGCTAAAGAGATTGGTCTAACTCTTCCTCAACTCGCTGTGGCGTGGGTTCTTCAGCACTCGTATGTCAGTTCCGTTATTATTGGCGCATCTAGGTCGGAGCAGGTATTGGAAAATGTAAAAGCCTCCGGTGTGAAACTGGACTCTGCGATCATGACTCGTATTGATGAAATACTGAATCCTTGGATTGAGCGTGATCCAACCAAGACGGGATAG
- a CDS encoding zinc-binding dehydrogenase, with translation MKAIVHSGQSGLAGLQYTESTSRVPEAGEVQIQLKSAGINHRDLFVMAGRSTQDTPLIPGSDGAGIIVGIGEGVSGLAIGDEVIIHPTLGWEVANNVPIVPDIVGGPTDGTLAQYITLPAENALPKPVHLSWEEAGVLPLSALTAYRALFTRGVLKQGEHVLIPGIGGGVATYALLMAVAAGAKVTVTSRSEAKRNDALRLGATHALDSHADWNLQNDLEPVDMILDSIGQAMFPKYFDIIKPGARIVMYGASSGDDLTLPIRSIFFPQISLIGTSMGSREEFVQMLQWVEQHDIHPVIDSVYPLQDVAKAFERMENGEQFGNLAIRME, from the coding sequence ATGAAAGCTATCGTACATTCAGGCCAGAGCGGCCTTGCAGGTCTTCAATATACAGAGTCAACATCTCGGGTACCCGAAGCCGGGGAAGTGCAGATTCAATTAAAATCCGCTGGTATCAACCATCGGGATCTATTTGTCATGGCAGGACGCAGTACTCAGGACACCCCGCTCATTCCCGGTTCCGATGGAGCAGGTATTATTGTTGGGATTGGCGAAGGAGTAAGTGGACTCGCGATAGGGGATGAAGTCATTATCCATCCTACGCTCGGTTGGGAAGTTGCGAATAACGTACCCATCGTGCCCGATATTGTTGGTGGTCCTACGGATGGAACACTGGCTCAATATATAACGTTGCCTGCTGAAAATGCCCTGCCTAAACCAGTCCACCTATCTTGGGAGGAAGCAGGCGTGTTACCCCTCTCAGCGCTGACGGCCTATCGCGCCTTATTTACTCGCGGCGTATTAAAGCAAGGTGAACATGTGCTCATTCCCGGTATTGGTGGTGGTGTGGCGACCTATGCCCTGCTCATGGCTGTCGCTGCCGGCGCGAAGGTGACTGTCACCTCCAGAAGTGAAGCCAAAAGAAATGATGCACTGCGCTTGGGTGCTACCCATGCACTGGATAGTCATGCCGATTGGAATTTGCAGAACGATTTGGAACCTGTGGACATGATCTTGGATAGCATCGGGCAAGCCATGTTCCCAAAATATTTTGATATAATTAAACCAGGTGCACGTATCGTGATGTATGGTGCAAGCTCGGGGGATGATCTGACTCTACCCATTCGCTCTATTTTCTTCCCGCAGATCAGTCTGATCGGCACCTCTATGGGCAGCCGTGAGGAGTTTGTGCAGATGCTGCAATGGGTGGAGCAACATGATATACATCCTGTGATCGATAGCGTATATCCGTTGCAGGACGTAGCGAAAGCGTTCGAACGTATGGAAAATGGCGAGCAGTTTGGTAATCTGGCTATACGTATGGAGTGA